The genomic interval AGAATCAGACCAGACCGCGAACCTGGCTAATATTGCTGCGGCGCTCAAACAAACCTTTGGTTTCTTCTGGGTGGGATTTTACCTGGTGAAAGACAATCAACTGGTAGTTGGTCCATTCCAGGGACCGATTGCCTGTACCAGAATCGATTTTGACAAAGGCGTTTGCGGTGCCTGTTATACCCGGCAGGAAACCATTATAGTTCCGGATGTAGAGCAGTTTCCCGGGCATATTGCCTGTAGTTCTGACTCAAAATCGGAAATTGTGTTACCGGCTTTTAAAAACGGAAAAGTAGCCCTGGTTCTGGATGTGGATAGCGACAAACTCGATGATTTTGACGAGCAGGATAAAGCCGGGCTAGAGAAGGTGATGCGGATTGTGGAAAGTGTTTTGTAAAACTCAGCAATTGACATATGCAAAAACAGCGGATCATAGGTCCGCTGTTTTTATTCAATTAAGGAATAAAATATATCTTATATAAGGAGATTGTCTTCTACAGTATCTTCCACTAATTCAGCAATTACTGTAACACCACCTACAGTTTTTTCACCCAGGTTGACAAGCACCTTTGCCGTAAGAGGTAAAAATACATCTACCCGGGAACCAAACTTGATAAAGCCAAATTCTTCTCCCTGACTAACCTCTTGCCCTTCTTTTACATACCATACAATCCGCTTGGCTAAAGCACCGGCAATCTGGCGCATGAGAATTTCCACTTCATTTTTTGCTTTTACTACAATAGTGGTGCGTTCGTTCTCGGTACTTGATTTAGGATGCCAGGCCACCAGATATTTTCCGGCATGGTATTTAAAATATTTTACTACCCCTTCTATCGGATTCCGGTTGATATGCACGTTCACCGGCGACATAAAAATAGAGATCTGCCGGCGTTTATCGTTAAAATATTCTGTTTCCACTACTTCTTCAATCACAACTACTTTCCCATCTGCCGGAGCAATTACGTGCCTTTCATTGAGAGAAATATTCCGCCTGGGATTACGGAAGAACTGTAAAATCAGGAAATAGAATAATACGCTGAAGGTCAGGAAAGCATTCTGAAAGATTTCATTGTTGGGCATATAGTAATACACCACCAGATTTATTCCGGTGAGTATTACCAACAGAACCAATAATATCTTATATCCTTCTTTGTGGATAGTCATGGTAAAAACGTTAGCTGGCGGTAAAGATAATTACGAATTGCGAATTACAAATGACTAATTACATTTGTTTGGAAGTAATATGGGAATAGATCGAGCGAGCGAAAATCATCTATAGCCTTAGTATTCAACCGTTTGTTTTCATTTGTAATTCATAATTAGTCATTCGTAATTAAATTAATAGCCTCCCCGGAACTTATAGGTCTTGGAAACTTTATCGATGGCCACCAGATACGCAGCAATCCGCATGGGAACTTTGTATTGAACGGAAGCTTCATATACCTTATCAAAAGCCTCTTTCATGATGCGGTCACTGCGGCGGTTCACCCGTTCCAGTGTCCATTTATAACCCAGGCGGTTTTGTACCCACTCAAAATAGGATACGGTTACACCTCCGGCATTCGCCAGAATATCTGGCACCACCATAATTCCTTTTTCATTGATCACATTATCGGCATTAGCAGAAGTTGGCCCATTGGCACCTTCTACAATAAGCCTGGCATTGATGCTGGCCACATTATTCATCGTAATAACATCTTCTTTGGCTGCCGGAACCAGTACATCTACTTTGGCCGCCAGCAGGTCTTCATTGGTGCATTTTTCTGCATGTTGGTAGCCTTCCAGCGTACCTTTATTGGCATCCCGGTAACGGATGGCTTCCTCAATATCAATACCCTTGTCGTTGAAATAAGCGCCGGAAATATCACTGATGGCCAGGATAGAAACACCTCTTTCATGTAGCAGCGAAGCCGCATGCGAACCCACATTTCCAAACCCTTGTACAGCACAAGTCGCTTTATATGGGTTGATTTTGAGTTTTTCCATGGCTGCCAGCGCCGAAACCATAACCCCCCTTCCAGTGGCTTCTGTACGTCCTAAAGAACCTCCTAAAACCAGAGGTTTTCCGGTTACTACAGCATTTACAGTCATACCTTTCGCCTTGGAATATTCGTCCATCAGCCAGGCCATTTCCCTGGGACCAGTTCCCATATCAGGAGCGGGAATATCACGATCCGGACCGAAAATATCTAGCATGGCAATGGTATAGGTTCGCATTAACCGCTCAATTTCACCAGCCGACATGGCTCTGGGGTTACAGGTGATACCTCCTT from Rhodocytophaga rosea carries:
- a CDS encoding GAF domain-containing protein, coding for MAENLIIASTTEKKELYDTLVPQIAALVAGESDQTANLANIAAALKQTFGFFWVGFYLVKDNQLVVGPFQGPIACTRIDFDKGVCGACYTRQETIIVPDVEQFPGHIACSSDSKSEIVLPAFKNGKVALVLDVDSDKLDDFDEQDKAGLEKVMRIVESVL
- a CDS encoding phosphatidylserine decarboxylase family protein; this encodes MTIHKEGYKILLVLLVILTGINLVVYYYMPNNEIFQNAFLTFSVLFYFLILQFFRNPRRNISLNERHVIAPADGKVVVIEEVVETEYFNDKRRQISIFMSPVNVHINRNPIEGVVKYFKYHAGKYLVAWHPKSSTENERTTIVVKAKNEVEILMRQIAGALAKRIVWYVKEGQEVSQGEEFGFIKFGSRVDVFLPLTAKVLVNLGEKTVGGVTVIAELVEDTVEDNLLI
- a CDS encoding Glu/Leu/Phe/Val family dehydrogenase, whose amino-acid sequence is MGYIEPAPIKDKENPLESMMSRFDLAAQLLGIDEQMYYILKVPAKQVIVGLPITMDDGTIRVFEGYRVIHSNILGPAKGGIRLDMGVNLDEVRALAAWMTWKCAVVDIPYGGAKGGITCNPRAMSAGEIERLMRTYTIAMLDIFGPDRDIPAPDMGTGPREMAWLMDEYSKAKGMTVNAVVTGKPLVLGGSLGRTEATGRGVMVSALAAMEKLKINPYKATCAVQGFGNVGSHAASLLHERGVSILAISDISGAYFNDKGIDIEEAIRYRDANKGTLEGYQHAEKCTNEDLLAAKVDVLVPAAKEDVITMNNVASINARLIVEGANGPTSANADNVINEKGIMVVPDILANAGGVTVSYFEWVQNRLGYKWTLERVNRRSDRIMKEAFDKVYEASVQYKVPMRIAAYLVAIDKVSKTYKFRGGY